Within the Chiloscyllium punctatum isolate Juve2018m chromosome 37, sChiPun1.3, whole genome shotgun sequence genome, the region GAAGGTAGGAAATTCAGTGGCACCTCTTGGCTACAAAGAAATAATTGGAATGAGTGTTGcttcccttatttttaaacagagtCTAGATCTGCCCTGTCATAAAGCATTTTCTGACCTCTATTTAAACATTCTAATGGAATTCCCACCTTTTTAATTGGGATCATTACCTAACTCTTTTGAAAATTGTATTAGATTACAAACGTAAGATCACTgcaagcctttttttaaaaattcaatctcCAACGGTTCATGCTGGAAAATGGATGATTTTCCTCTGAATTTCAAAAATTTATATCTCATAATTTGCATATTTTGTCCTTTTACCCCCACGTATAATTAAGTAAAACAATCATCACTCCACTGATAAACTACATCTTTGACATGATTCCAGCATTGTCCTTGTGTAGTCGAGACAATGCTTGTTGATTTTTGAAAATAAATAGGCAGACAAACAAAGAGATGTGATTCAATATAACTAAGATATTGTATGGTAAATAGCTGGGGGAGCTTCCTCATGTGCATATATTAGCCTTAACCTTACAGGCAATCATATTCCATTGTGTATTTCATTGCAGCTATCCGATAATGAATACCTGAGAAAGCAAAAGTAACCCGATAGGACAATTTTCATGCCTATTGAAGATTCATGTTTTCTGGGATTGACATGTTTATTAGTAATTTGAGATAATCAATGTTTATAaatagacagacatttctgtatATGAGTCTCAACTGGAAAATTCCAAAACCTGTGTACATCTTTTGTTTTACATATTGGCAGGTAGATAAAGTGTTGACATACAATTAATGTTTGCCTTTGTTTAAAGCTGCATTTTTGCTCATGAATTTATCACTGGTGCAAATTTTCAGTACACAACAAGATATTTTTAACAAGCCATGATTGTATCTCTTGCAGCATGTTCTTTTATTCTGCAGTAATTGTTGTTTCTGTATCCTGGTACGAATGGGTTTCTCAGAATTTTTCATTGCAACAGTTGCAATATTAATCGCACTTGTTATGAACAATTTTATAGTGTTATATGTGTTTTAAAAAATCAGTCATTAATTTAACGGTAGGTAGTTTGTTTTGTTTATACTGCATTTACATTAGAGTCTTGCTTTCAAAGGTGGCCTTTGTTCGCTAGCAGTGTTGAATTGTAAATGAGCTGGCCTCAAGGGCTGATTTCTCACTTGGCGCTATGGATGTTGCTGTCATTGGCAAACGTAACCAAACATTGTTGTTAACATTGGTGAAAGCTTACAGTCAAGAGTAAAGATGACTAATATGAATTAGAGATGATACATATCAATAACTGTGTCCTCATAGAAACCCCATTGCTCCGAAGCACATTTGAAGTTTCACATTTCAAATCCCAGCAATTTTACATACAGCTCGAATACCGACAATTACATGTCTGATATCAATAGCTAAAACAGTGTTTGTAAATCTGTGCAATTAGATCTTCAAATTGATGTAAAATGTGCCTCCTCCATACCTTTTCAATATATGGTTAATTTCTTTAACATGATCCATTTTGCCCGGGTGTACTTTTTAAATTGATAAAACTTTACTACAATATGTGGTACTGTGGGTTCCATGGGTCATGGCTATATAACCCAACAGACAACAAGATAGCATGCAGGAGCAAGAACTCGCTGCTAATTCTTTTTAACCTACTGGACGAAAGACAAACCTTTCTAGTATATTTTCTGATCAGTTATCTTGGACTAACAGGCAAAAATGTGTGGATCCAATTTCTGCCGTGTTTTATGCACAGTCAGTGTTCTGCTTAGCATTTATATTGATTAGAAAATTTCCCATCGATTAATATCGAAATTGGATCCTGATGACATCATTAGGCATTCACATAATTTCCTACAATTTATACCAAAGAAGCATAGTCATCACCTGCTGATTTAAAAGGGGACTCAAAAATTAACACAACATGCTATGCATAGAATGCATTTGAAGAACTTTGTATTAAGCTTTAAAGTAGGCTTTTAATGCTATTTgtaaattatttttctttcaattaTTTTCAGATTTTGTGCCAAACAATGTGGTTGCACTGTTTTCTGTAATTTCCATGACTCTTGAACAATGTTGTTCAACGAGAATTTCTCTTTGGAGAATCCTATAATAGAGACAAAGATCTGTGGTGGCAGGCAGGTTGACTGCACCAAGACAGGAGGCAGGACACGGACACGAGCCAGATATCAGGATAGCTTCCAATTCCTGACAACAGCCCCAGGGAGGAAGCAATCAGCAAGACTGGGTTTCCCCCATAATTTGCTTGGGGACAAGATAGATGACTGTTAGCTTGTCATTGGAATGGAAATGGAGATATCTGATTTGACTAGATCATGGCACCATTGTGGATGCCATGCCATTACATTAACAATTGTTAAAAAGGTATCTCAGGAGAGACAGATAACTGGATGCTTTCTTCTGCAGAGGTATCACCCcaactgggtggcacagtggttagcactgctacctcacagtgccagagacctgggttcagttcctgcctcaggcagttgtctgtgtggagtttgggtgtttcagtttcctcccacagtccaaaaatgtgctaaattgcctgcagtgttagctgaaggggtagatgtaggggaatgggactgggtggattgctcttcggagggtcagtgtggacttgttgggctgaagggcctgtttccacactgtaagtaatctaatctttatccAAAATAATACTTGGAAGCCTTGTTCCCCTTTATTTGGCCTCACAGTTTCAGTAGGGTGAAGACTTCCAGCACTGACTGATACTTCAGTGCCCACTGTCCAAGCAACATTCACTGCTCTGATGGTGTGTGCAAGCCAATGGCTGAGTCCTCCTCTGCAGCATTCATTCTTACATTTTTTTAAGTCTGCAGCTATTTTCCCATCTAAAGCACTGTGCGTGGGCAGAGCTGAGAGCTAAACCCGGGAAAAATCATAAAGAGCTCAGCAGCACCATTGTAGTGGTCAGGCGGTAATCTGTGTCCAACACAGAGCTAAATTAATTTGAGAAGGACTGGAAGAAACCTGAATAGCTATCAAAACCTTCAATAGCAGTAAAGATTCTGCAAAAATATAAAATATGACCAAAACATTTCCAACAGAAAATGGATTTCCTATCTGAGCTTATTTTGTTTCAGCAATGTATTGAGCTATGTTTTCTGGATTACAATATTTTCAAACCAGATTAACAAGCTATTCAAATTGAAATTGCTCTAGGCAATGAAGATCTCCACAGACTGAATACAGGTCTGGCCAATGTTAATAATCTGGAAGAAAATATGGTCAACACTTAAAAGTCAATTGAAGTTAGTCTCATCTTCAGAATATGCTGTCTGGAAATTTTATCTTTCAGAATGCAACCAACAGGGACCATTGACCAATACATCGGTAAGTACAGTAATAGCAGTTGATTGTAGCTGAGCCAGCTGACTGAATAATCATGCATGTGACAGCATCCATCGAGCAAAAGAGATCCAAAAGATCTCTTAGCTCAAGCCAAACATGGATGCACTAATACTAATGGATACAAGTAAAAAGCCATACTAAAGCCATACTATGTGCAATTCATCTATCATCAGCTCATTTGGCAATACAAGCAAGACTAGTATGCACTGCAGGTAGTGCAGCCACTTGCATGTACCCAGTAAATTAAATGCTCAGCCTTTATACTTTATACAGGGCATGTGGCACCTGAGCACACCGGAAGCAATGATGCAGAAAGCAAATGGTGGAATAAGTGATTCCTTATTTTAGAAACCAAAAAATGAAGCCAGAGAGGTACAACATTCAAACCAATCAACAACGTAAAGACAAGGTCTACAAAATGTTGAACCAATGTACACAGTCAAATGACAAGCATGACAAACATATTACAAGGAGTGAGCAGCCATTCAGCACAGTGAACATCAATGAATATAATGATGTTGTGGTACCAACAGAAATCTTTACTATGATTTATATTAATTGTCTACAGAAGTAAGATCAGTTGGGTTATATGTGTAAGTATTGTTTTTTTCCAGTTTGCACATTGAAATGTATGTCCTCACAGAAGGAGAACTGATGATTTGCCAAACAAACACCAACTTACCACATAAAGCAACATTATGATTCCTTTCTTGGAATCCATCATATTGTGTCATTGCAAAAGCTTGTCATAGTCACCCATCTatttaatgttaaaaatcactgtGTAATAGAGAACTTGAGAGTGCTGAATAAAagacattttgttgaagctttttgtcttgccgTCATCTCTTGATCACTTCTAGGCTGATCAAGCTTTTCAGTTCATTTCCTTGTCCGGTGGTTTGTAATGTTGTTAACTGAATGCTGCTGAGCACTTTAAAGGAAAATAAATCCCAGCATTGATATGTTTGGTCCACTATGTGACTTCATTTCAGCATCATTGATTTCAATAGATCACTACTAGATATGAGGTGATGACTGAatgaacattttaaaaacatttttatgAGTATGGTAAATAATGTTGAGTGTGGAATGCTGTCAATTATTTTCACAATAATGTAACCCATCTAGAAAAAGGAGCCATTTCCACTTTTATTAAACATGACTTGGAGGTGAACCCTTTCTCATTTATCTAAACTTTTACCTTACGATTCAAAATGTCAGTTCTTCTTGAAAAATGAAAATACTGTACTAAAAAGGGAAACATTATTATAACTTGATTTAGTTTCAAAATGTAAATTGGAACAGAAATAAATTAGATATTCCCTCAACTTAAAAATCACGCCTCAAATCTTTAAACCATCTAAAGGGCATAATTACTGTTTTGTAATAAATTTGCTAATAAATTGGACACAATTAGAGTCACTTTTATTGGCGGTACCAATGTGAGGAGTTTGGGCCTAAGGGATTTCAAGTTTAATTTATATTATGCCATTAATATAAAGTCAGGCTTTACTGACTAAAGGTTAAATCCCAGAGACACAGAAGGCATTGAGATTGTTAATTAGGACATTCAGGTGGATAGCAGACTGGAAAGCCACCACTTCTTCACATTGTGTTGGTTTTGCGACAATGGATATCTCAGAGCATTTCCCATCAAAGTGTTAGAATAGATTTTAATTGAATACATTTGACAGGTTTGGTTGGGGTTTCCAAATCAAGGGGATAATATTTAATCCAAAGTATTAGCTCTGGAGCAGAGATGAGAAGTTAGAGGGTATGTGATTTAAagtttttttcctttctctcacTCAAGAAATGAGTATCAGACAATCTGGAACAGATAGAAAGGGATCTTACTTTGCAATCAGTGTGAGAGACTTGAGACTAAGGCCTGACATTGAAAGAGCGAGTCTTAGTTTGATCATGGACTGCTAACTTATCAGTGTAGGTAGGAAATAAAATGGACAAAAATGGAAAATTGTGTTCTGTTCATTCTGTCTATTCTATATAAAAATGTTGTTGGTTTACAATCAGTTCCATCTGTCTTGAATgcttctcactctgtctctgagaGAACAGTAACAAGCTTCAGCAGTTCACAGTTTGTTATATCTGATCATTTTATTTACATaacaggaatttcttcactcaaaagaTAACACTACCTGAAATATGTTGAAACATGATTAGTATAAAAGCTTGAACAAATGTAAATGTGAACTGCAAATTAAACTGAAGCTATGAGATGCATAACATCTACTCACCTGGAATTCCTTAAGATTTTCTCCCAGTCTATGGCTACTACTTCaaaataaatggcagaaccctggcAAAAACAGAATTACCAGCCAAGTTTAGCCATGTCTGCCACTTAATCAAGGGTGTCTCTTGAATTGTTGTAGACCATCTGTAAAACCATGTAAAAATTCACTGCCACTGTATTATTAGCAACGTCCAGGATATTTACCACTTGGAGCAATGTGAAATGGTGGAGTGGAACCCTTTTTTAAGGCTCTTCAAAGAGGATTTATGGATGGTGCAGTAGCATTATTGTTGCTGTGCTCTGACTGGCCATTTAATCAACTGTGAGTTGTAATATGGTACATTGATCTCCAGGAGAGCACAATCAGTTAATTAAAGAGCAAATGCAACCTGAGGAATACAGTTTTACTGCCAGATTGTACTTACCGTGGTCTGTTAGTGGACATTGAATAAAATCTGACAAGTACACTTTTATGTTTTCCAGCTTATGAGATACTATATAATTTTTAATTGACTCATTTATATAACTTTATTCAAATGATCTGCAAGGATCAATACAGGGTCCTAGAAAGCTACAGCCATGCCAAATTTAATATTGAATTTCATCAATTAGGAATTCCTATCTTATGTAATCAGGGAATGTCAATAGTCTCGATAGACTTAGTAGCATAATCATTCATATGTTCAAATATTATGTACATGTCTTGTGCTGCTAATGGAAATGGAGAATTATTTACTCTGCTATTAATTACATTCTTTTCCAATtctacaccaatatttgctttgCTACATGTGCAAAGCAAAAAGAATCCTTTCTCTTcaaagatttatcaattttaactTTTAAACAGATATCCAATCTTTAGAGTTTATTTATGCATATAAAATATAATTTTCCTGCTACTTCACAAGTGTACTCAGTTTATACTGTCACAACTGACAGGGAAGGAATAGGAGAAATTATCCCAACTCCCAGCCTGTCACAGCTGCTCCCACTGCTTGTTCATGAATAGTTTATACTACTTAAGCAACACAAATGTCTTTACTGGGTCCCAACACAGCTAATTCTGGTTTGATTCTGCTCAtttgatgttctttctatcttgGAAGGATTCTGTCTGAAACTTAAAAAGAAATATGATAGATGTTAAATTTACATATGTGGAGAAATGTATAGGTTTCAATATGAACATTCTTAACTTTGCTGAGGAACTGCTTAGTCTACAAAGTAAAGACAATTGAAACTGGTGAGCAAATGAGTCAAAAGCTCAAGGAGGTTAGGAGAGTTAACTGTGATGAAGAGAATGTTCTCAGACATTTATTATAAAATAATCCACATATTTTATTATGCTTCCTCTCTATTGCTATCTTCAAATCCAAAATGCAAATTGTTAGGATGTAGCATGAGCAAAGGCAATTATGACGCATAAAAGATTGGAGATACAACTAGCACCAGATTAAGGAATAGCAGGGTGTTAGGCAATGCCAAACTATGAGAGAATGAAGTAAAAACTAAATTAGGTTAATAATACATGTATATAAACACTTGAAATGAAATAAATAATGTTGATACACTATATGTGCAAATAGCCACACAGTGATGTGATGTTGTAGCAATAACAGAGGTCTGGCTCAAAACAAAATGCAGTAACGGGTATTAAATGTCCTGGGTACATGGTGTACAGGAATGATAAGGATGGAAAATAAAGGAAAGGAGGGATGCCAGTAATAGTTAAGGAAAATAGTGCTGTAGGAAGAGGGTCGTCTAGAGAAGTCAAGCACACAACTTATTTGGTTAGAGTTAAAGCAAACAGTTGCTTCTCAGTACATATTGTATACCCTCAACTGGTTACAACATATGTAGAAGCAAATGTATGAGCAAGTTATAGCTGACTGCAGAAACTATGGAGTAGTGAAGGTTGGTTATCTTAATATACTATGGTTGTAGTAAAGGGGAAAGAAATCGGTAAGAGTTTTCTAAGAGTGTTTCAGTGAATTTTCTTGAGAGCCAATGAGATTTCCAGAGATTGACATGGGAAAGCCCATTCTTCTGGATGCTAATTGATGATTTACATGGTGTACATGACATAATTTCCAACTTTTCAGATGAAACAAAGCTtgatgcaaggtttgtgaaggtttgtagctcaggttgaggtttagggtgtaggtttgcttgctgagctgtaggtttgatatccagacaatttgttacctggctaggtaacatcatcagtggcaacctccaagtaaagcaaagctgttatctcctgctttctatttatatgtttgtcctggatggggttcctggggtttgtggtgatgtcatttcctgtttgttttctaaggggttgatagatggcatctagatctatgtgtttgtttaaggcatgccagagaattcctcgaggcctggcatTCCAACACAACacaataaacaaacacatagatctagatgccatctatcaacccctcagaaaacgaacaggaaatggcatcaccacaaaccccaggaaccccactAGCTGGCAAATTTAATGAGCAAGTATATGACTTAATGACTTTTGATCGAAAGAACAAGGAGTGATAAAATGAATTAATTGTACAAGTGTAAAAGTGATGAGGAACATAGATACCTGTGGGTATATGTGCATGAATCATTGAAAGTGGCTGGGCAGGTGAGAGAGCAATTAAAATGTCATAGAGGATCTTGGGCTTTACCAAATCATATAAAAGCAAGAAATAATAATTACATTTTATAACCATCAGTTTGACTTCATCTGGTGTGTTGTTTTGATTCTGGGCATTGTATTTTAGGAAGAATATAATAATTTTAAAGAagaatcagaaaagatttataggaATGGTTTCAATGATGGGAGACTTCAGCTTTGTGAATATAATTCAGCAGTTTGTGTGGTTATCCTTAGACAACGGGACGAGATTTGAGAAAACACACATATACAATCTGAGATAGATTAGATATAGAGAAATTCTTTCTTTTGGCAAAAatataaataattatggatacaaATTGAAGGTGCTTCGCAATAGAAGCATGAGCAAGAATCATTTTTATGAAACAATTAGTTATGAATGCACTCCCAGAGAGTGTAGTGATGGCGGGTTCATTGTGACTTTCAAATAGGAATTAGATAAGCACACGAAGAAAAAACATTTGTGCTTCTACATGGAAGGGTTCTCGAGTGGGACGAGCTGAGTTGCTGTTGCATAGAGCTGGCATGGACACAAATGGCAAAATGACACTGTAGCTATTTCATGATTCCATGTCAAATTCACAAACAGTCGTGCACAAAGTACTGAAAACGTGTAATTTGAAAATGTTAATGGAATATTTGGCTGGTGCCAATGATCCTTTAATATGAATGTATGACAGTGATATCTTGCCTATATTGAGTTTTGGTCACACTATCGTCTGGGGTATTGCATTCAGTTTTAGGTGCAGATATTCAGGAAAGTCACACTAACCTTGGAACTAGTAATATTTCTATTTGCAAGATGATAGCAAAGTGTGATAGCAAGTGTCATAAACTTGGTTTGTTAACTGTGGAATTATGAAAGTTGGAAAGTGGTCAAATTGAATTAACTCAATAAAATCTCAAATAATTTTATTTGGTTTATAGAGAGAAAGCATTGTGGAGGAATCCAGAATTATATGACACCATATTAAAATTAGAATTATGTTATTTGGAAGCAAGTCAGAGAATGCCATTTTATGCAAAGGGTGATAGAATATATTATTAAGCAACAGATTTTGGATGCTGGTCAATTTAAACTTTGAAGACCAAATTGATTAATGCTTTACTCAACAAAAATCTAAGAATATGAGATTGAGttatagatcagccatgatctcattaattAGCTGATTAATGTTCAGATGTCCCTTTATTTCTAGTTGTCTTTAACTATTAATCTAGGAGATCAACAACCTCAGTAAAATATGACTGAATATTTCAGGCTTTAAAATTACATTTTGTCTTAGTTTTGTGGTGATCAAGTGTTggctgggatatttagttgttgTTAGGGTTAACAGGTGAGTTAGAGACGTGACATAAATTGTCTTGGGTTTGGAATATGATCATGGATTTCAGCCAATGGCTCTCAATTATTAGTAGACTGCACCACAGTTATTTGAACAGTTGATATTGATATGCTAGATGAAAGGGACCAATGTATTGGGCATTCCCGGTGAGAGGTATAATGAGAACTACCACACGGCGGCGCAGTTGAGAATTAAATCCAGGGGTGTGATTGGAAGCAGCACTGAGCTGAGAAAGGGTGACATTTTCTTGTGGCTGGATGATTAGATCAATATTATTTTAAAACAACACCATTTAAACTTGCTTAAATTTTCCATCCAAGAAACAAACATAACTGCAGAGCAATGGGATGCATGTTCAGTCGCAACTGAACTTTCTACCCAtttatagattttttttaagatACCTTTCTAGTTCCCGAGCTTTCATTGCATAAAAGCGCTCGATTTTTGAAACAATCAGAACTTTTTTTCGCTGCTTAGAAGCAAGATGCATTCgcaattttttttattataaATTATGGACAGCTAAACTTGGATAATGAGCACATGTGTAGCAAACTGTGAGACATATCTGAATATAAAATATGGGGATAACGAGGTAATTTTAGGGTAGGCACTGCCTGTCTGTTCCATTCTTCGCCCTGTTCAGCTGACTGTTCCGTGCTTAtgtctttttctttctttatcGTGACGTCTTACTGGCAAAGATCATTTACATTCAGGCAGGATTTTTAACAAGGTAAAGCAGAGCGTTCATTTGCAGTACTCTTCCCAGGCTTTCAAAGTGCAGTCGGTGAGTGACACAAAACCGGAGggactgtctctgacacacagATCAGACAAGGGAGCTCGGAACCTCGTGAGCAGGACCAGGAGTGAACCTCTGGAATAAATAGATCGCCTGAAAAACCCGTCCAGACGAACTGATATGGCAGCGTCAAATAATGTTTTGTTTGGCTGTGGTCTTCTCCATCAATAATTCACACCGGGATTTATAGATCAAGAAGGgtttgtttttttgtgtgtgtgtcacacatTCCGGGGAGAAAGGTTTGCAAGGGACGGGGGACTTTCAGGTGCAGTGCCATGTTTCATGGAGGGGGTTCTGCCGATTCGTACTGGGATAGCCAGGTGTAGAGCAGGTTAAGAGGAGCAGCTTTCGTTCGTCCAGCTGAAATCTAGGAAGAGGGAAAGGAGGAAGACACGAGAGTTCGgctggagtggagagagaggcagGCTTGTTTCTGGTTGCTTGGTGTTGCTGCGAGGGCTCGTGTTGGCCGCAGTCGACAATGGTGCTGTCCATGGTGCTGACGGCGCTGGCTGGCCTGGCGCTGACCACGGTGCCGGTGCTGACACAGAATGACACGGAGCCCATCGTCCTGGAGGGGAAGTGCCTGGTGGTGTGCGACTCCAATCCGACGGGAGACTCCAAGGGCTCATCCTCCTCCTCCCCGCTTGGGATCTCGGTCCGCGCCGCTAACTCCAAGGTGGCTTTCTCCACTGTGAGGAGCACCAACCATGAGCCATCGGAGATGAGCAACAAAACTCGGATCATTTACTTTGATCAGGTAATCTCGGAGAATTGGAAACAAGAACAGCCAGTGGGAGATCTCACTTCCAAAGCCAGCGCTTATATCAAGGACTGGCTGAAAGATGGCCAGGTGTGAGTCAGTGTTAACCCTAACGTGGAAATGCAATGACattgtttttaaaaatggctaAATGTTCAGTCAGTGTGTCACTCCACAAATCGATTTATTTGCGTGTCTATctgaaactaggagaaagtgaggaccgcagatgctggagatcagagctgaaaaatgtgttgctggaaaagcgcagcaggtcaggcagcatccaaggagcaggagaatcgacgttcctgaagaaggggttatgcccgaaacgttgattctcctgctccttggatgctgcctgacctatctGAAACTAGACCCGTATTAtaaaacaaagaggattgacagTGTAGAATGGTGCAACAAGTGTTAATGGGCAAAGAGGGAATCTCAGTTTAATGGAACTATCTTGTATTACTGACTCTAAATGTACTAGGATGTAGCAATAAACGTTTTGATGAAATGGCATTGGATTAATTCAGGATTAATTGTAAACGAGAAGAAAAGGAACAGATGCGTTCAGAATGTATAATTACATAATCATTGCCAATAAATAGGAGTGGATGCATAGCCTCTGGCTCTCAATAAAACTAAAAGAAGCTAAATATAAAATAATTCATTCAAACTGTACATTATCTGCGCTTTAACATTCATAGGATCCAGTAAGTGAGAGATATTACAGTCATGAACTCAGTTTGATAATGTCGCGCAGTTTCGATTTTAAAACTGCCCGTGAGGGATATATATTTCAGTAGATAAATAAAGTTGCTGGAGAGAAGCGGATTATGATTCAGGTTTCAGATAATAGGATCTTACTTCGGAAAAGTTAGCTCAATGTACATTTTCTAAAGTTGCATCGGGAATCACAGGCAAACATTGCGTTAATAGTTTCCCTCTCCTTAGTTAAAATGTCTCAGCGTTATTGTTATCGGATTGTGACACAGAATACGTGGCAACTACTAGAGGGGGAAACAAGCAGCCTCAATCAGATCAACTCCAATATTGCTTTCCCCACAGAAATTATAATTTAAAAAATCTCAActtttcttgatttattttcagatAGTCGCCTTCTTCAGTGTGTTATTAAAAATAGCCAGTAGTTGTGATCTGTGACTTCCTTAGTATCACTCGACATGTCGGAATGTCGATTGACGAGAAATATATTGATCAGTTCAGCACACCTTAAAGTTGAATTAATACAGCTGCCATCTATACCAGCTGCCAGATTCACATGGAGTAATGATTGGAAAGAGGGCATTTATTTCTACATTTGGTCAGTTTGGATTCGCATCAGCTGCGtatgtaaatatatatataatatataatatCTCCTATGATTTGCCAATGTCTGTGAACGCAATGATTTCTCCTCCAGGCTGACAACACAGACTGATCAAAttatccccctctgtctctctttctttatTGCAGATCTTAGTAAATGTGGGCAATTGCTTTACCCTGGAGTCGGTCTTTGTTGCCCCAAGAAAAGGCATTTACAGTTTCAACTTTCATGTTATCAAAGTGTACCAGAGTCAAACTATTCAGGTTTGTATGTGAATGTTTATAGCTATTGAAATTCCCATTGCAGCAATGTGGTCAGTTAACCCTATCCAACGCTATCCAAATACAAACAGGATGATGTGTATGATGTGTAAACATGACAAGGGCTTTTACACATGGAAACTCAGGACTTTGTGCAGGTATTTTCTTGGGACAAATCTGCCACACAA harbors:
- the cbln4 gene encoding cerebellin-4, giving the protein MVLSMVLTALAGLALTTVPVLTQNDTEPIVLEGKCLVVCDSNPTGDSKGSSSSSPLGISVRAANSKVAFSTVRSTNHEPSEMSNKTRIIYFDQILVNVGNCFTLESVFVAPRKGIYSFNFHVIKVYQSQTIQVNLMLNGKPVISAFAGDKDVTREAATNGVLLYLDKEDKAYLKLEKGNLVGGWQYSTFSGFLVFPL